gacgatcccacttcgtcccgtgtttggttggagacAGGTGGGATGGGGACATCCCTATGAgagaatataccctccagatgcgggatgcccccatcccaccaaaacgagcggacgggggcatcccacttcgcccccgtcacgcgccgtttgcgcgggcgagctccgggcgagcgggcgcggccgggagctccgccgcgggcgagcgcggccggcgtgggcaggagctccgccgcgaccgggagctccgccgcgggcgagagcggccggcgcgggcgggagctccgccgcgggcAGGCGCGCCCGGCGCGAGCGGGagctccggcgcgggcgagcacggccGGCCCCTGAGATTCGGcggttagtatgacaggtgggccccacgaaCGGTGCTAACGGaaggagaaaacggtgctcATCCCGTCTGTcgcaatctctccaaccaaacaaaaaattgggacgaccccatcccattcaaccaaacaagaaatgggatcatcccatcccgaaaaactgggacgggaccgtcccgttctacattgtctcccaaccaaacgcacccttatgGATCAATTGAGCTCGTGAGCACTCAACTCGGGTCATgttcaactttggcactatacaaaaagaagatttctcctcacatcaaacttgcggtacatgtatagagtactaaatgtagacgaaatcaaaaactaattgcacggttttgttgtactttgcgagacgaatcttttgagcctaattagtaaatgtttggacaataattcacaaatacaaacgaaatgctacagttgcacatttatggtaaaattccaactttaacactctcaaattgggaactaaacaagatctCGGTTCTGGCTTATTCATCTGTTCAAATCCTGTGATTATAATTTATAAATACAAGTCACCATCACCATCGCTCGTACGGCAGTGCGGGCGTGAGTCCAGCCAGTCAAAATCGCGGCTCCGAGAACACGTAATCAACTCAGTTATCGATTCAGTGTGTGCTTATCAGCTAGGCTAGCTAGGTTGGGTCTGGGCTGATCGTGTGGTCTCGTTGTCCACAGGCCTCTTCAGCGCAGTTGCTACATGGACACCCATCGAATTTCAAACAGCATTGGTTCCTTCATGACTCCAGGTACAGGATCAGAATTCATCCAGCTTTCGTTCATCAGAAGAATCCCTTGTTAGTCCTTTTAGTATGAAGTACTCATCCGTGTGTGTGCATTGACTGGCTCGGCTAGGTGCCGATGAATGCCTTAACTTCACATCAAGGACAACCACTCAGTTTCAGTTCAAGGGCAACCCGCTACAGAAACTGCTACAGTTAGCAACCGAAATGGGGCCTTATCCGGACTGAGGCAACTATGCTTGCCTAAGACTCTCGCTACATGCAGATGATGCGGTAATCTTCATCAATCCGACAGAAGCCGATGTTCGCAACACCAAGGAGCTACTGGACAAATTCAGCTGCGTCACAAGACTAAGCACCAACATTCACAAAAGTTCGGTGGCACCCATACACTGCAACGGGATTGACCTAAACACCATCCTTGCTTCCTTCCCGGCAGCCAAACTAACTTTCCGGTTAAATACCTTGGACTACCTTTATCTCTGGGCAAACTACACAAGATTAACTTCCAGAGTTTATCCGACTAGTGAGCTGGACCGGCAAACTACTCACCCCAACGGGAAGAAGAACTCTAGTCTGGGCTGTATTATCCTCACAACCGATCTATTACCTCTCCGCCCTAAATGCTCAGCATCAATACTAGAAGAAATTGATAGACGACGAAAACGCTTCTTATGGACGGGCACAGACCAAATTGCGGGTGGAAAGTGCAACGTGGCGTGACCCACGGCATGCAAACCGACCAAGCTGGGTGGATTAGGGATAAGAAGTTTGCAAGAGCCCTCTGACACCGCTGGCTTTGGAATGAATGGAAGGAACCACGAAAACCATGGGCCGGCATGCCAACTCCGTGCAGCGAAAAAGACAAGGCTTTGTTTGCAGCCGCAACGACCATCACTTTAGGAGATGGGGAGAAGACCAAATTCTAGGAATCGGCGTGGCTACAGGGGGAGACACCGAAACACATTGCACCATCGGTATATAACATCTCAAGAAATAAAAAACGGACGGTCAAGGACGCCTTAGCGAATGATAGATGTATATCCGACGTAAACGTGGCCAATTCATCGTCGGCAACACAACTTACGAAATTCACTATCCTTTGGGACCGAACAAGAACAATCCAACTAAACCCGGGCGTGCCAGACTCCATAACATGGAATCTTACTCGACACGGCGAGTACACGACGACATTGGCATATAGAGCACAATTCCAAAATTCAGCACCATTCGACATGGAGCGACTCATCTGGAGGACGTGGGCACTgccaaagtgcaaattcttctcaTGGTTAGCTTTCCAAAACCGGCTATGGACCGCAGATCGTCTAATTACGAGAGGATGGCCGAATCAAAGAGTATGCATGCTTTGTCATACGCACAATGAAACGCTGTTGCATCTGCTAGCAAATTGCCGCTACACAATTCGACTTTGGGATAAAATTTTCGAGTGAACAGCCACCCACGTACCACCCAGACGGGATTGGTCTACTTTTTCATCCGTCAGCAAAATGGTGGACACAATTAGGTTCTATGACTGGTGCGCCTCTTAAGGGTTTAAGATCCCTTATCATTCTTATATCATGGGAACTTTGGAAGGAGCGCAATGAAAAAAATTTCCAGTGGAAGTTTAAATGTTTGGACCAACTTCTTCACAAAATCAAGAAGGAAGCACGATGTTGGATTTTAGCGGGAGTAAGGCACTTGGGCGATATCTGCCATATAGAGAAGCGATCGTTCCGTAAAAGCAAAATTGCTTTATTTTTTACagtcctttttttattttttcgatCTAGATCTGTAACCCCCTTCTCTATTCATTAATATAAACTCGGCAATATCTGCCGATTCACAATTTCAAAAAATTCCCCTACcgtttccttcttcaagagtagGCTAACTATTCCTCTGCCTACGGTTGATTAATCGTCTGACAAAATTTTAGGGTCTCTAAGATTTCAGTGATTGGTTAAATAAGTTACCCTACATTGCCTGATCCTCATTTCAACATCTTCTCTTATGCGGCACTCCATTCTGATTTTGGGCCGACCTTGATACAAATATCTTCCGTGGATAGGTCACAGTAAAGTCGGGCAGCGTCTTATccatggccttgtttagttggtcaaattgggaggtgccaaattactgtgctggtactgtagcatactgtagcgtttcgtttatatttgtgaattattgtcaaaacattgactaattaggctcaaaagattcgtctcgcaaagtacaacaaaactgtgcaattaatttttaatttcatctacatttagtactccatgcatataccgcaagtttgatgtgatggggaatcttctttttgcataatgtcaaagttgagagttgggggtgaagtaaacaaggggcaTGTTTGGTAAGATGGCAAACTCAACCTCCCTTTTCTGCAATAAAGTTTTGAACCATGCGTGAGTTGACAAAGTCACATGACTTGGTTTTACGCTTTTACGTGGTGTTGATTTTGTTACTAATCGTGTTACCCCATTAACACTTGAGGCAAGAGTTCGTGGCTTGTTGAGAACGTTGTTTTATGATGCTTGTTCATTAATATTGTGTTACATAGCAAAATTCCTTCTTCAAAGAGTCTAATTGTCACCTGAATGTAATTATATCACCTGAAAATTCCATAAGTACTGTTCCCTGTTAGAGTTGCCACTGTTTCAAAACATCTGAAGTTCGCAACTGTATTttgatggttggttacacttgATGTGACTTGTGGGGCTCCAGAAAATTGGAactttcctctttcttttcctttttttcgtTGACTAAGTTCATGCTTTCGACTAGGACCAGGTCGACTGTCATGATTTATGAACCACCAACATCTTTAGTGCGCTTATGAACCACCAACATCTTTAGTGCGCTGCAACTTCTTTGAGCACCAGTCAGTTCATCTTGCAGAGCCCAAGAAACAagactccccccccccccccccccccccccccccccgggggaAAAATGCCCCCTTGTATTCTTTGTCTGTCTCTGATTCTGTTCGCCAACCGAGCTATTCCTGCCAAGGCTGCTCAGGCCAACGAAACTGAAATTCCTTTGGGATCCAAAATCGATGCAGGCGGTGTGCAAAGCTGGGTCTCGCCTTCAGGGCGCTTTGCTTTTGGCTTCTATCCTGTTGATGAAGGCTTCTCCATCGGAGTCTGGCTCATCATCGGCGAATCCAGAAATATTGTGTGGACTGCCAACCGAGATGATCCCCCGGTTTCTGGTGGCTCAATTCAGCTAACCTATGGTGGTCTTCAATGGATTCCAGCTAATGCGGGCAGCCAAGGGAAGTTCATATTCGCCACCTCTACTCAGCCTGCCTCTGCTGCGATGATGGACACTGGCAATTTTGTGTTGTACGACATCAACAAACAGGTCCTTTTGTCCACCTTTGCTTCTCCGACGGACACCTTGTTACCAGGTCAGAACCTACTTCCAGGTAGCCAGCTATTCTCAAGTGTATCTGATACTTCCCATGCCACGGGGAAGTATCGCCTTTCCAACCAGCTAGATGGCAACCTTGTGATGTATCCTGTTGACGCAATCGATCCTGATAGCTCATACTGGAATACCGGCACTTTTGGCAATTCCTACCTCCTTACAGTTTTTTTGGATCCCAATGGCACACTATGGATGTTCGATCAAAAAGCATCATATACAAAGGTGTTGTTCCTCACAAACCAATCTTCTAAAGCTTCCACAGACACAAATGTCTACTTCCGTCTGACATTGGACGCGGATGGTATATTGCGACTTTACTCCCATGTGTTCTTTAGGCAGGGGAGGGCGCCCATGACAGAAATCGTATGGCTGCAGCCTAGCAGTGATCGCTGCGATGTGAAAGGCGTTTGTGGTCCAAATAGCTTCTGTCATGTGAGTTCTAAAGGGCAAAGTAGCTGCTCTTGCCTCCCTGGTTTTGAATTCTCAAGTGCTAACCAAAGCATGAAGGGTTGCTGGAGGGTGCGGTCTGGTGGCTGCACAGGGAATAGCTCTAATGATGATATCAGACCGATACCTACGATGGTTGAGTTGAAGAACACTAGCTGGTCAGATTTATCATATGCTGTTCCACCACAAACAACAAGCATTGAAGCTTGCAAGGATCTTTGTCTATCTGACTGTGCTTGTGAGGTCGCAAGATTTGACTCCTACTGCTCAAAGCAGATGCTTCCTATGAGGTATGGCAAGATGGTTCCTGGTAGCAACACTACACTATTTGTGAAGGTCTACACCTATGAATCCAAAGGTTCTCTCAGAAGGACAAGGTCTGGCCCAGTCTCCATACTGATATCAGGTGCTGCATTGACTGTTTTCTCACTTCTTGTGCTCTTAGCATCCATGCTACTCTGCAAGCATCGGCTGCCATCGCGGTACATGAGGGCTCCACGACAGCAAGACTCAGAATTTGATGACGAGAGCATAGCTATTCGCTCCTATTCTTTCCAGGATCTGGAGTTGTCCACAGATGGATTTGCTCAGGAGCTAGGAAGGGGTGCTTATGGTACAGTGTTCAAAGGTGTCTTGACCAATGTTAACATGGACATTGCAGTGAAGAGGCTTGAGAGAATGGCGGAAAATGGGGAGAGAGAGTTCCAGCGGGAAGTGCGTGCAATTGCACGGACGCATCACCGTAACCTGGTGCGATTGCTGGGATTCTGCAACGAAGGCATGCACCGCTT
This sequence is a window from Setaria italica strain Yugu1 chromosome III, Setaria_italica_v2.0, whole genome shotgun sequence. Protein-coding genes within it:
- the LOC101765129 gene encoding G-type lectin S-receptor-like serine/threonine-protein kinase LECRK3, giving the protein MPPCILCLSLILFANRAIPAKAAQANETEIPLGSKIDAGGVQSWVSPSGRFAFGFYPVDEGFSIGVWLIIGESRNIVWTANRDDPPVSGGSIQLTYGGLQWIPANAGSQGKFIFATSTQPASAAMMDTGNFVLYDINKQVLLSTFASPTDTLLPGQNLLPGSQLFSSVSDTSHATGKYRLSNQLDGNLVMYPVDAIDPDSSYWNTGTFGNSYLLTVFLDPNGTLWMFDQKASYTKVLFLTNQSSKASTDTNVYFRLTLDADGILRLYSHVFFRQGRAPMTEIVWLQPSSDRCDVKGVCGPNSFCHVSSKGQSSCSCLPGFEFSSANQSMKGCWRVRSGGCTGNSSNDDIRPIPTMVELKNTSWSDLSYAVPPQTTSIEACKDLCLSDCACEVARFDSYCSKQMLPMRYGKMVPGSNTTLFVKVYTYESKGSLRRTRSGPVSILISGAALTVFSLLVLLASMLLCKHRLPSRYMRAPRQQDSEFDDESIAIRSYSFQDLELSTDGFAQELGRGAYGTVFKGVLTNVNMDIAVKRLERMAENGEREFQREVRAIARTHHRNLVRLLGFCNEGMHRLLVYEYLSNGSLADLLFRSDAVPSWSNRVAILLDVARGLQYLHEEIDCPIIHCDIKPENILIDSNGVAKIADFGLAKLLIGNQTQTFTGVRGTRGYLAPEWSKNTAITVKVDVYSYGVMLLEAISCKKSMELKLAGEECNISEWAYEYVISGNLKQVAAGECINEVELERMVRVGIWCTQNQPVTRPTMKSAVQMMEGSAEVRRPPPPASFSQSLVRSASS